A window of Chrysoperla carnea chromosome 3, inChrCarn1.1, whole genome shotgun sequence genomic DNA:
gagtcggtgtcagccaagttaatacAGCCAACTATTCTGTCACAATTGTTTCCTTGACTGATAacgtacattatttttttactttttagtgcatattaatttttttaggactagttttttttttgaagtcggtttttttcaaaactaaaattaatactgttttagtatttgtttttttcaatccaTTATACCTTCCATAAAACATCGGTAAATTATACTTTCTTGAGGATGAATTTTTTCGGGAATTTGAAATAGGTAATTTCTTTACCAGTTAAACAAGGAGctataaaaaattcgaaaactatttctttaatattcaatttaatcaacaaaaaattacatatggCAGTGTTTTCTTATGTAcaataatgtttgtttaaactatattttaaagtttttaatttagtttttacaatttgaaattgcttacaattaataaaattaataaatgtttttaatttttcaaatcaagtTTTGCATTatcaaaactcaaaaataattcaaacctgatttaacatttaataaaaaaaatatctggatgaccgagctttgctcggtattttttacttaaaaagacaaatttcataagaaccgtttaaaactccacataactaccaatttgaatcccttggtacaccaatagatgtcagcaacagtcctattttacattgtatgtaagaaccgtttaaaactccacataactaccaatttgaatcccttggtacaccaatagatgtcagcaacagtcctattttacattgtatgtttcagattttcatgaaaagacggataaaacgacatttctgataaatgaaaccttgttagatcgacttatcgccccaaaaaacccctacatactcattttcatgaaaatcgttggagccatttccaagatcgttgatatatatatatacagtggaCCCCCGGTAATCCGACAAACGTTTTGCAGGGCAGTGTCGGACtatcgaatttgtcggattatAGAGTACTGTCTTATAGACCCCCTATAATCcgtaattttttacataaggATACCTTGTAATCTGACAACTCACAAATCTAATGATAAGATTCTAATATAggatatattcaataatatgtaCCTATTTTCCatcttttaatagaaaaaaatagttCGGATTACAAGGGGCGCCGGATTAGCCAGGGGCCGGATAACCGGGGGtccactgtatatatatatatatatatatatatatatatatatacaagaattgctcgtttaaatatataagatatgtctATTACAAATTGGTAGAATAggatgattttttcaaaagtttccaccaaaaatacttttaaattgcaaatactatacaaatatttattactttacaaatttttttccttgtcgaaaaacaaattaagaacttttttttctcaaattaaattttcatttgtcaaaactcaaaaattattcaaacctaacttaactttttattaaaaaaatatgttcatcaattgcaaatttttagaaaatggtgataatagtctacagtacagagagAGGGTATAGTTTCGTGATTAACACACTTGCGAAACTTCTTGAGTgacttcatttcagtgtaacctaccacatttacatttacgaaaactGGGGCGTTTTCAATATGGAGAAGAAGGGAAACATGCCATATAAACgacctattttaaaaatataaacaaccgTTTGCTTTTTCCTTAAATGCAAggtatatgaatataataagagagaataatagtGGCCTACAAAATTATTAGGTCGTTTGGTGTGACCTCCACCCCCAATATTTCGGAAACACGGgggtttgaaaatttatgaacaaccggctagtttttatacaattgttaaatataagtaaaattaaatgtacatactGGTCTACATATTTCGTGAGCCGTTTTCTCAAACCTACACGCCTTAAACATGTCAGTAAggactatatgttttattatgctaacgccccaacttccaaagttttcgtaaataaaaatattgtaggttacactgaaatgaagccactctcGAAGTTTCGAGAGAGTGTTAGCCACGAAATCATAACCCgctctgtactgtagactataaGGTTTCCAActagaatatttttaacttgcaagtactaaaaataataaaacattttcccCATTAAATTTCCTgcaagtattaaaaattaatcgtttAGGGAAAAATAGACTTTTCCTGTTTGGTAAAACCTCCGCGTATAAAAAAACTcaagtttattttctttcaaaaaaaaactcgtaTTCTATGGATTTTTGTATTATCTGTTCCGTTTACGGACTTTTATTACGgtggaaattttctttaaatccaCCCCACAAGGGTTTGTTTACATTTTAGAGGAGCTAGAAGAAAgatcaatttgttttaatacatTTACCATCCTTTGGACCAATCCATTTAccattaataatacaaatttgtttaaatctACCAGATTTTCTAAATCCATTTTTAGGACATGTTAAATGGCATACCGTCCCTGATGAAAATTGTGTTTGATATTTTGAGGTAtactctttattattatagcacTGAATGTAACCATATTGTGGTTGTTCTAATTTAGCACATgaactattttgaaaatgttcatcattttgaaatatttcaccAGTTTTAACACATTTATATGAACCAATTGTATTTATACAGCCCAATTTACATGATTCACTGATTTCAGGATCATCGCATTCATTGACATCTgcgaaaaaaaggaattttttaatataaaacttaacgctaaaataaaaaattaattttattgggacaattttttattgcaatattcagtaaaaaatattttttagttttaaagaacaattatttggaaaaaaatctaAGTGTaggaagttatttttaaaatatcagacAGGTGCGAGAAAACGGTTTTTCGTACAAGGAAAAAAAGtcggattttaataaaacaaaacaaaataaaaaatgtctagCGCTTAAAAAGGACGAATCAAATGAGACTAGTTGAAGTCAAATCCGttcgaaattttaaaagaaagcaCGGTTCTATCGTTTTACGTAAATTGTTCGGCTTGTATGCCTCACACGAAATCCGTTTCACGCTCAAGATGTAGCTTTTACTGGCATCTTTTTGTAAGTTTCCTCCAATATTGCAGGTTTGTTGATATAGACGCGAATCTCTAAGCCATTAGATTTCTTTTTGTTGGATTTTCTTAAGAGTCGCGTCTATgcatatgaataattttatagccCAGATAAAACCCGAAGCTTAACCTGTGAAATGTCATCGAAAAATACCTTGAACGAATCAACTACTACAGAAGGTCCagagattataaaaatataacataaattttgcgtaatttttttaattaaagttacaaAACTCAATTTAGAATTGACGTATGctcaaaatggattttttattctatacaaAGAAGTTAAAATATTACCTTTGCACGTTTTCCAATCATTATCCAATTGATATCCAATCGGGCATGTACAAAATGCATTCCATAcagtatttatacaaatatgtgAACATCCAGCTTTTGAACATAAATCCATTGTTCCACAAGTGCGGCCATCTTGATTTAAGTGTGTACCTGGTAAGTTTTCACAGCCACATTCAAAACTACCATTCGTGTTTTTACATGTATCCTGACAATGGCCATGTCCATTCCGTAGCAAACACTCGTTAATATCCTGACAGGTTTTACCATCATCTCCAATACGATATCCTTCAGGACATTTACATCGATATGATCCGGGCATATTGTTACACATATGTGAACAATTTCCATTGTCaattttacattcatttataTCTGAAAATCATTGTAACAATATAGTATAGTTTATTATCTAGGATACCTACATCAAgttacattttacaaatttgataAACAGCTACATATCTTgggaaattgtattattataccatgtatatgaaatatatcaaggtatacttagtttagtcccgagcttgtaacgcttaaaaatatataaattttggtatgagtgttcataaaatcacctaattagtccatttccggttgtctgtctgtctgtacaAAACAAgaatcaagttaaaatttttacagcgtgttcagggcgtaaaaagtgatatAGAGTTGGtagatgagcaacataggtcaaattttttttgtaaagcgttggagatagaacaaaagtttaaatgtaaaaaaatgttcgttataaaaaaattaacaacttttgttttgaaatatttttttgttaacatcaatGTGGCGtcgcattaaattaaatatggcgccctctagaggacataaagttatgatcgaaaaacaaatttcgatttaattatagcgtgtttggtatcaaattgaagggcgtaattagcacttttcacaaaaatatatattgttatacttaatcacgaaattataaccgccAAATAGTTTAAATTGTACGTATTTTCGCCTGTTCCCTCcgagcttctaaactacttattataatttgacaaatgaggtattgttagaagcgtcttgatcgcccACTGATTAAAGGCTATatggcgtcacattaaattaaatatggcgccctctagaggacataaagttatgatcgaaaaacaaatttcgatttaatttgaaaaactgtTCAGTCTCCTCGGTACTTATGTGACATCCGATATAATATTATGATccataaaagataaaattcgCGACATGGCgacaaaaagatattaattaatgtaattataacTATGTTTAGTTATATACTAAATATTAgctaattaacaaaaataataattatgtgcaGAATTCTATATatagaagttttatttaattaagaaattgtatataataattatctcattattaatattcttattttaagacggttctatacacatttttcaatggcgtgaaatcattatttgattggcgtgaaactttataattttcctcttaaatattcatt
This region includes:
- the LOC123296052 gene encoding fibulin-1, which produces MSAFSDSISNSTDVRFSAVRYLVTKKPNGIDKSTRNIFQWQSFNGTALELPKSTTESFITTKKVFKKPRKGLKKRRKNRKLRRRQRLLLADQQSTEKVDKQPTIELKSLNSVIEKNITSVGDTIIVPNETNIVKIIPKDTITEQNILKQQIQLNKIQQNQKPPLRNDSSVLLQKLLRQNFYMICGNKYCDHSCLDDVTSTCGCYRGFRLAKDGIRCMDINECKIDNGNCSHMCNNMPGSYRCKCPEGYRIGDDGKTCQDINECLLRNGHGHCQDTCKNTNGSFECGCENLPGTHLNQDGRTCGTMDLCSKAGCSHICINTVWNAFCTCPIGYQLDNDWKTCKDVNECDDPEISESCKLGCINTIGSYKCVKTGEIFQNDEHFQNSSCAKLEQPQYGYIQCYNNKEYTSKYQTQFSSGTVCHLTCPKNGFRKSGRFKQICIINGKWIGPKDGKCIKTN